From Virgibacillus natechei, the proteins below share one genomic window:
- a CDS encoding malate synthase G encodes MVDYVKKGSIQVAKELYDFVNLEALPETGLDIETFWADFGKLVSDLAPKNKDLLVKRDEFQKQIDAWHKENNVFDYHEYKAFLERIGYLEPQVEDFSITTENIDDVITRQAGPQLVVPIDNSRYTINAANARWGSLYDALYGTDAISEEGGAEKKDSYNPVRGDKVIAFAKNFLDEHAPLKVSSHTEAKKYTIVKGKLEVVLKNGDTTELNDASKFSGYQGQAEEPSAVLLKNNGLHFEIQFDRNHSIGKTDEAGVKDIYLESATSSIMDCEDSIAAVDAEDKTLVYRNWLGLNRGDLTSVFTKGGKGVTRTLNPDRTYTGPNGEEVILSGRVLMFIRNVGHLMTNNAILDESGQEVPEGMMDGVFTSLMAKHGLLGNGPLQNSKEGSVYIVKPKMHGSKEAAFANELFNRVEDMLDMKRNTLKIGLMDEERRTSLNLKNSIHEVKERIVFINTGFLDRTGDEIHTSMEAGPMIRKGEMKSSTWLNAYEKNNVRVGLAAGLKGKAQIGKGMWAMPDLMDAMLKQKRGHLQAGGNTAWVPSPTAATLHALHYHEIDVRKVQVELAKEVKDYRDEILQIPVVENPIWSAEEIQEELDNSAQTLLGYVVRWVDHGIGCSKVPDINNVALMEDRATLRISSQMITNWLHHDICTEEQTLNTLKRMAKIVDEQNAGDALYRPMTPNFDESIAFQAACDLVFKGKDQPSGYTEPILHRRRLEAKESKHVIE; translated from the coding sequence ATGGTGGATTACGTGAAAAAGGGCAGTATTCAGGTTGCAAAAGAGCTTTATGACTTCGTTAATTTGGAGGCACTACCGGAAACAGGTCTTGACATCGAAACGTTTTGGGCGGATTTTGGGAAGCTTGTCTCCGATTTGGCTCCGAAAAATAAAGATTTGTTAGTGAAACGCGATGAATTTCAAAAGCAAATTGATGCTTGGCATAAAGAAAACAATGTATTTGATTATCATGAGTACAAGGCATTTTTGGAGCGCATTGGCTATTTAGAGCCTCAGGTAGAAGATTTTAGCATTACAACAGAAAATATTGACGACGTCATTACACGTCAAGCTGGGCCACAGCTTGTTGTACCGATTGATAATTCGCGCTATACGATCAATGCTGCTAACGCACGCTGGGGCTCACTTTATGATGCATTATACGGAACGGATGCAATTAGTGAAGAAGGCGGCGCCGAGAAGAAAGATTCATACAACCCTGTACGCGGCGACAAAGTCATTGCATTTGCAAAAAACTTCCTTGATGAACATGCACCGCTTAAGGTTTCATCACATACAGAAGCAAAAAAATATACAATCGTTAAGGGGAAATTAGAAGTCGTACTTAAAAACGGCGACACAACGGAGCTTAATGATGCTTCTAAATTTTCCGGCTACCAGGGGCAAGCGGAAGAGCCCAGTGCTGTCTTGCTGAAAAATAACGGCTTACATTTTGAAATTCAATTCGATCGAAATCATTCGATTGGAAAAACGGACGAAGCGGGCGTGAAGGATATTTACTTAGAGTCTGCAACTTCCTCCATTATGGACTGTGAAGATTCCATTGCAGCTGTAGACGCCGAGGATAAAACCCTCGTATACCGCAACTGGCTAGGCCTGAACAGAGGGGATTTAACATCTGTATTCACAAAAGGCGGAAAAGGTGTGACACGTACATTAAACCCTGACCGCACTTACACAGGCCCGAACGGCGAAGAAGTCATACTATCCGGTCGTGTGCTTATGTTTATCCGTAATGTTGGTCACTTAATGACAAACAATGCGATTCTGGATGAAAGTGGACAGGAAGTTCCTGAGGGTATGATGGATGGTGTGTTTACAAGCTTGATGGCTAAACACGGTCTCCTAGGAAACGGCCCATTGCAAAATTCGAAGGAAGGTTCTGTTTATATTGTTAAGCCGAAAATGCATGGTTCAAAAGAAGCTGCTTTCGCAAATGAATTATTTAACCGTGTAGAAGATATGCTTGATATGAAGCGCAATACACTCAAAATAGGGTTAATGGATGAAGAACGCCGTACCAGCTTGAATTTGAAAAATAGTATTCATGAGGTAAAAGAAAGAATTGTTTTCATTAATACAGGCTTCTTAGACCGTACAGGTGATGAAATCCATACATCAATGGAAGCAGGCCCAATGATCCGTAAAGGTGAAATGAAATCATCCACTTGGCTGAATGCCTATGAGAAAAATAACGTACGTGTTGGCTTAGCTGCTGGTTTAAAAGGGAAAGCGCAAATAGGTAAAGGAATGTGGGCTATGCCAGATTTGATGGATGCTATGCTTAAGCAAAAGAGAGGGCATTTACAGGCAGGTGGGAACACAGCTTGGGTTCCATCACCAACGGCAGCGACATTGCATGCCCTTCACTACCATGAAATTGATGTAAGAAAAGTACAAGTGGAGCTAGCAAAGGAAGTAAAAGATTACCGTGATGAAATTTTGCAAATTCCAGTAGTAGAAAATCCAATCTGGTCAGCAGAGGAAATACAGGAGGAGCTTGATAACAGTGCACAGACATTGCTTGGATACGTTGTTCGTTGGGTCGATCATGGTATCGGCTGTTCCAAAGTTCCTGATATTAACAATGTTGCGCTTATGGAAGACCGGGCAACATTGCGCATTTCCAGCCAAATGATTACAAACTGGCTGCACCATGATATTTGTACAGAGGAGCAAACATTAAATACGTTGAAGCGCATGGCCAAAATTGTTGACGAACAAAATGCAGGAGATGCATTATACCGTCCAATGACGCCTAACTTCGATGAATCGATCGCATTCCAAGCGGCTTGCGACCTTGTATTTAAAGGAAAAGATCAACCAAGTGGCTACACGGAGCCAATTCTTCACCGTCGTCGTCTTGAAGCGAAAGAAAGTAAGCATGTTATAGAATAG
- a CDS encoding HAD family hydrolase yields the protein MNTRAIFIDMDGTLLTSSNEISQRNAEAIDRLINQGIKVFLATGRQYEITAPYHRALKLQTPMICLNGASIHDGRTGRAIQIKPVMLDEERFHQVTEESSYNVFVHTATGLYCNRMTTEIAEWTREGRVPPCYIGNLRNVDYQDVLKYSIRTGAPSSQLSNLFKEEAAVIDWSDGFELVAHGVSKWSAIITLLRAYEIDPSEVITVGDGPNDIQMLRNSGTGVAMANADSTVKNAADFVTGHHESDGLADFIERYLVNSFAV from the coding sequence ATGAATACACGTGCGATATTTATTGACATGGACGGAACACTGCTAACATCTTCGAACGAGATTTCCCAGCGTAATGCAGAAGCGATTGATAGGCTTATCAATCAAGGGATTAAGGTTTTTCTTGCGACCGGGCGTCAATACGAAATAACAGCCCCTTACCACAGAGCGCTTAAATTGCAAACACCGATGATTTGTTTAAACGGAGCCTCCATTCATGATGGCCGAACAGGAAGAGCGATTCAGATTAAACCAGTCATGTTGGATGAGGAACGATTTCACCAAGTAACTGAAGAAAGTTCCTACAACGTTTTTGTACACACTGCTACTGGCCTATATTGCAACCGGATGACTACAGAAATAGCTGAATGGACAAGAGAAGGCAGAGTCCCGCCATGTTATATAGGGAATTTGAGAAATGTGGATTATCAGGATGTGCTAAAATACAGTATTCGGACAGGTGCTCCTAGCTCGCAACTGTCGAATTTGTTTAAAGAAGAAGCAGCTGTTATTGATTGGAGTGATGGATTTGAACTGGTCGCTCATGGGGTTTCAAAATGGTCAGCCATTATAACATTACTTCGAGCTTATGAAATAGACCCATCCGAAGTAATCACAGTAGGAGATGGTCCAAACGATATACAAATGCTTCGTAATTCCGGAACTGGAGTCGCCATGGCCAACGCTGATTCAACGGTCAAAAACGCAGCTGATTTTGTTACAGGGCATCATGAATCCGACGGCTTAGCTGACTTTATTGAGCGCTACCTCGTGAATTCTTTTGCTGTATAA
- a CDS encoding peptidylprolyl isomerase has product MLQKFKTLSLLAVALLMIMMAACGGQSENDQTDEQMETAEDSVSEQAEYLEDVEENPIVTISMADYEEDIIAELYPDIAPNTVTNFISLIEDDYYNGQIFHRVVPGFMIQGGDPEGDGSGGPGYSIAGEFSSNGFENNLQHDRGILSMSRTNDPNSAGSQFFIMTEESPHLDTDYAAFGEVTEGMDVVDNIVDAERDDSDKPLEDQQIESVEVDTKGYDYPEPEVE; this is encoded by the coding sequence ATGCTACAAAAGTTCAAAACACTTTCACTTCTGGCGGTCGCGTTACTCATGATAATGATGGCTGCTTGTGGAGGACAATCAGAAAATGATCAAACAGATGAACAAATGGAGACAGCAGAGGATTCAGTAAGTGAGCAAGCAGAATACTTAGAAGATGTTGAAGAAAATCCAATTGTCACCATTTCAATGGCAGATTATGAAGAAGACATCATCGCTGAGTTATATCCGGATATCGCTCCAAATACAGTCACCAATTTCATTTCATTGATTGAAGATGACTATTATAATGGTCAAATTTTCCACCGAGTTGTTCCTGGATTCATGATACAGGGCGGAGATCCTGAAGGTGATGGATCTGGTGGACCAGGCTACTCTATTGCAGGGGAATTCAGTTCAAACGGATTTGAAAATAACCTGCAGCATGATCGAGGAATTCTTTCCATGTCCAGAACGAATGATCCCAATTCTGCTGGATCACAATTTTTCATTATGACGGAAGAATCCCCACATCTTGATACAGACTATGCTGCTTTTGGAGAAGTAACAGAAGGAATGGATGTCGTTGATAACATTGTTGACGCAGAACGAGATGATTCCGATAAACCACTTGAAGATCAACAAATAGAGTCTGTCGAAGTAGATACGAAAGGGTATGACTATCCTGAACCAGAAGTGGAATAA
- a CDS encoding sodium:solute symporter family protein, which yields MTAYGIWTISFALIYTLILIIVGNRAKRKATHGDGYFVGGRNFRWWTVAFCITGLFSGSTYISIVELSYLTGVSAVWYGVAETIQVLIIALLIIKPFREKLLTTVSGLIGDRYGRGAKALSGAITAFAFPMWSVATAIAFASGFHVFTGISLSVSIAFTALLLFIYLQAGGMWAIAFTQSMNTIVFTLMFIVGAIAFFINPGISGIQQLAFDRPEMFDFGGAGLQVILVWFGTFLVNVILAQAAFQMALSARTPEEGQKGLIIAQIMSLPFIFFGILFGLSAAVVVPDEGLGLVALPLYLMEVLPAPLVGLFFLGIWACALGWGAPCQFSGATSLGKDTGSAIFPLASPEQLVKYTKWSLLLLTGLMILFGTLRTEQSAWWNVFAWTIRNSATFAPVVAALFWPLVTRSAVIASLATGFVSGLLWYHLGGWEPDQFFLNIHPVWVGMSVNIAVIILVTVLTTLGKWSIQTKGTAVKGFSFLFAGVVLIGINVAYFEPLYEQGLFGLFAFAAVITFFITTLLFVKEKQVSQTYVKKGA from the coding sequence ATGACAGCATATGGAATTTGGACAATTAGTTTTGCGTTAATTTATACGCTCATCTTAATCATAGTAGGTAATAGAGCAAAACGAAAAGCAACACACGGGGATGGGTACTTTGTCGGTGGAAGAAACTTCAGATGGTGGACCGTAGCCTTCTGTATTACTGGTTTATTCTCAGGATCAACTTACATATCAATCGTTGAACTTTCTTATTTAACTGGTGTTTCTGCGGTATGGTATGGAGTAGCAGAAACAATTCAAGTGCTGATCATAGCGCTTTTAATTATTAAACCTTTTCGAGAAAAATTGTTAACGACTGTTTCTGGGTTAATTGGAGATCGGTATGGCCGGGGGGCTAAAGCTTTATCAGGGGCTATTACCGCATTTGCGTTTCCAATGTGGTCGGTTGCAACTGCCATTGCATTTGCATCCGGTTTTCACGTCTTTACCGGGATTTCTTTATCCGTTTCCATCGCATTCACCGCGCTCTTATTATTTATATACCTACAGGCAGGCGGCATGTGGGCCATTGCATTTACACAATCGATGAATACGATCGTTTTCACATTGATGTTCATTGTTGGAGCTATTGCATTTTTTATCAATCCTGGTATATCAGGAATACAGCAGCTCGCATTCGACCGTCCTGAGATGTTCGATTTTGGAGGGGCAGGTCTTCAAGTGATTTTAGTATGGTTCGGAACGTTTCTTGTAAATGTCATCCTGGCCCAGGCTGCATTTCAAATGGCCCTATCTGCTCGTACCCCGGAAGAAGGGCAAAAAGGTCTAATTATCGCTCAAATAATGAGTCTTCCTTTTATATTTTTTGGAATATTATTTGGACTGTCAGCTGCAGTCGTAGTACCGGATGAAGGCCTTGGTTTAGTCGCCTTGCCACTGTACCTAATGGAAGTACTTCCGGCTCCGCTCGTAGGTTTATTTTTCCTTGGAATATGGGCATGTGCGCTTGGCTGGGGAGCACCTTGTCAATTTTCCGGTGCCACTAGCTTAGGAAAAGATACAGGAAGTGCGATCTTTCCACTAGCAAGTCCCGAACAGTTAGTGAAATATACGAAGTGGTCTCTTTTACTATTAACAGGACTAATGATTCTATTTGGTACCCTTCGTACGGAACAATCAGCATGGTGGAATGTGTTCGCCTGGACGATACGAAACTCGGCCACATTCGCCCCTGTCGTAGCAGCCTTATTCTGGCCGCTCGTTACTCGAAGCGCTGTTATTGCCTCTCTTGCTACCGGGTTTGTGTCCGGGTTATTATGGTATCACTTAGGAGGTTGGGAACCTGATCAATTTTTCCTTAACATCCACCCAGTATGGGTTGGAATGTCCGTCAATATTGCAGTTATCATCCTAGTTACTGTTTTAACAACACTAGGAAAATGGAGTATTCAAACAAAGGGAACTGCTGTAAAAGGTTTCAGCTTTTTATTTGCAGGAGTTGTTCTCATCGGAATCAACGTGGCATATTTCGAGCCTTTATATGAACAAGGGCTATTCGGCCTCTTTGCATTCGCTGCAGTCATCACCTTCTTTATTACTACATTATTATTTGTAAAAGAGAAGCAAGTTTCCCAAACTTATGTAAAAAAGGGGGCTTGA